A DNA window from Xyrauchen texanus isolate HMW12.3.18 chromosome 6, RBS_HiC_50CHRs, whole genome shotgun sequence contains the following coding sequences:
- the LOC127644567 gene encoding zinc finger protein 239-like — MDFIKEEREDMGYPEPLRVKDEETEEQIDLMEVKVESQELDEVEEKHQYQIPNNSERNSSQKRSKKTRAKKSLTCPQCGKSFMQKGHLENHLRIHTGEKPFTCLQCGKSFTEKGHLENHLRIHTGEKPFTCPECGKSFSCSQSLKYHLHSQHTGVKSLKCDQCDKKFILTSHLKAHMRTHTNEKPYMCSICGKSYAWWHNFKEHQRMHTGVRDHVCFECGKTFIRADDLKLHQRVHTGEKPYTCLHCGKCFSRLGVLKIHERVHTGEKPYHCHPCGKSFSQSGQLMYHFKKCNGKLSP; from the coding sequence acctgatggaagtgaaagtggaaagtCAAGAACTGGATGAAGTGGAAgagaaacatcagtatcagaTACCTAATAATTCTGAAAGGAATTCCTCtcaaaaaagaagtaaaaaaacaAGAGCCAAAAAATCTTTaacctgccctcagtgtggaaagagtttcatgcAAAAAGGACACCTTGAGAATCActtaagaattcacactggagagaagcctttcacatgccttcagtgtggaaagagtttcacagaaAAAGGACACCTTGAGAATCACttaagaattcatactggagagaagcctttcacatgccccgagtgtggaaagagtttctcatGTTCACAAAGTCTCAAATATCATCTGCACTCTCAGCACACGGGAGTAAAATCGTTGAAGTGTGATCAGTGCgataaaaaatttatattgaCATCACACCTAAAGGCACATATGAGAACTCATACAAACGAGAAGCCTTACATGTGTTCTATTTGTGGAAAGAGTTATGCATGGTGGCACAATTTTAAAGAGCACCAGAGAATGCATACCGGTGTAAGAGATCATGTGTGTTTTGAGTGTGGGAAAACCTTTATAAGAGCTGACGACTTGAAGCTGCACCAAAGAGTCCACacaggagaaaaaccttacacaTGTTTACATTGTGGAAAGTGTTTCAGTCGGCTAGGAGTCCTGAAAATACATGAGcgagttcacactggagagaagccataccaCTGCCATCCATGTGGGAAGAGCTTTAGCCAATCAGGTCAattaatgtatcattttaaaaagtgtaatgGAAAGTTGTCACCATGA